In Rhizobium sp. ARZ01, a genomic segment contains:
- a CDS encoding aromatic ring-hydroxylating dioxygenase subunit alpha yields MNEVVRDITIPNDWDRSGLPGWCYHSAALLELEKQHVFREHWQIACHVSDIAKPGDYITLDIVGERALVLRDQSGEIKALHNICRHRGSRLVADQKGTCRNALVCPFHGWVYNLDGTLRGAARPRSFPPMDKNEFALKTIESEVWQGFVFIRFAPGPQSSVAELMRPFEQELSSYRPSEMVPAGGIHTQETPVNWKSVRDVDNEGYHVAMAHPALQDLYGSTYYDEPFVNGISRSFATYNPHAGRRWSVGRYVKIAPENARLPEHLRKAWIYYGLFPNTVLAVTPETVQFYQEFPLSVSRTLLRGGVYRYELETREQAAARYLAARIDRDTQTEDVQLTIWSNEAMTSGAFAGFYLSDLEYGVRTHHDHLRKVLPVMTLKDAPTEAEMATVNVGMI; encoded by the coding sequence ATGAACGAAGTTGTCCGTGACATCACCATCCCGAACGACTGGGACCGCAGCGGCCTGCCGGGCTGGTGCTATCACAGCGCCGCCCTGCTAGAACTGGAGAAGCAGCATGTCTTCCGGGAGCACTGGCAGATAGCCTGCCATGTCTCCGACATCGCCAAACCGGGCGACTACATTACCCTCGACATCGTCGGTGAGCGTGCTCTGGTCCTGCGCGACCAGAGCGGTGAGATCAAAGCGCTCCACAACATCTGCCGCCACCGCGGCTCAAGGCTCGTTGCCGACCAGAAAGGCACCTGTCGCAACGCGCTTGTCTGCCCGTTCCACGGCTGGGTCTACAATCTCGATGGCACGCTGCGCGGAGCGGCTCGCCCCCGCTCCTTTCCGCCGATGGACAAGAACGAGTTCGCCTTGAAGACAATCGAGAGCGAGGTCTGGCAAGGCTTCGTCTTCATCCGTTTCGCCCCCGGCCCGCAGTCCTCGGTCGCAGAGCTGATGAGGCCATTCGAGCAGGAACTATCGAGCTACCGGCCCTCCGAGATGGTGCCGGCCGGCGGCATCCACACACAGGAGACGCCGGTCAACTGGAAATCGGTTCGCGACGTCGACAACGAGGGCTACCATGTGGCGATGGCGCACCCGGCCCTGCAGGACCTTTACGGCTCGACCTATTATGACGAGCCGTTCGTCAACGGCATCAGCCGCTCCTTCGCCACCTATAACCCGCACGCCGGACGCCGCTGGAGCGTCGGCCGCTATGTGAAGATCGCCCCGGAAAACGCCCGGCTCCCGGAACATCTGCGCAAGGCGTGGATCTACTATGGCCTATTTCCGAATACCGTGCTCGCCGTCACACCGGAAACGGTACAATTTTATCAGGAGTTTCCGTTGTCAGTCAGCAGGACGCTGCTGCGCGGCGGCGTCTATCGCTATGAACTTGAGACCCGTGAACAAGCGGCCGCCCGCTATCTCGCTGCACGCATCGACCGCGACACCCAGACCGAAGACGTTCAACTGACAATCTGGTCGAACGAAGCGATGACCTCTGGCGCCTTCGCCGGCTTCTACCTCTCCGATCTTGAGTACGGTGTGCGTACCCATCATGACCACCTGCGCAAGGTGCTCCCGGTCATGACGCTGAAGGATGCCCCGACGGAGGCCGAGATGGCGACGGTGAACGTGGGGATGATCTAG
- a CDS encoding DUF1194 domain-containing protein, protein MLLAALAMLLSLTAIGEARNAAAESGAVVDLELVLAVDISGSMDLEEAQIQREGYVSALTHPEFLAAIREGFNGRIAISYFEWGGTIGQNSLMPWSLIATADDAARFAQLIKKRPFASLRGTSLSTAIAYGSKLFDSNGFSGVRRVIDISGDGPNNYGAPVVPARDAANALGIIVNGLAIMVRPSSAYGPLDRYYADCVIGGPGAFVVSVQEPEDFAMAIRRKLVLEVSGRQPPAHFVPVANGTDCMIGEKLRPGFERYPELNR, encoded by the coding sequence ATGTTACTTGCCGCACTCGCCATGCTTCTCAGCCTCACAGCCATCGGTGAAGCAAGGAATGCCGCCGCCGAATCTGGCGCAGTCGTCGACCTTGAACTCGTTCTCGCCGTCGATATTTCCGGCTCGATGGATCTCGAGGAGGCACAGATCCAGCGGGAGGGCTATGTTTCCGCCCTGACGCATCCGGAATTTCTCGCGGCTATTCGCGAGGGTTTCAACGGCCGCATCGCCATCAGCTATTTCGAATGGGGCGGCACGATCGGACAGAACTCGCTAATGCCGTGGTCGCTCATTGCGACAGCCGATGACGCGGCACGGTTTGCCCAGTTGATCAAGAAGCGCCCGTTCGCATCCCTGCGCGGCACTTCGCTCTCCACGGCGATCGCCTATGGTTCCAAATTGTTCGACAGCAATGGCTTTTCCGGCGTGCGGCGGGTGATAGACATATCCGGCGACGGACCGAACAACTACGGTGCCCCGGTGGTACCCGCCCGCGATGCGGCCAACGCACTCGGCATCATCGTCAACGGGCTTGCCATCATGGTTCGCCCTTCTTCAGCCTACGGCCCACTGGACCGCTACTATGCCGATTGCGTGATCGGCGGCCCCGGCGCTTTCGTTGTCTCGGTGCAAGAGCCCGAAGACTTTGCCATGGCCATTCGCCGCAAGCTCGTCCTTGAGGTCAGCGGGCGCCAGCCCCCTGCCCACTTCGTTCCTGTGGCGAACGGCACCGACTGCATGATCGGCGAAAAGCTCCGCCCCGGATTCGAGCGATATCCCGAATTGAACCGGTAA
- a CDS encoding SDR family oxidoreductase encodes MLLENRIAIVHGAAGAIGAATAKAFAHEGAIVYLCGRTKSKLEDVAAEILAAGGRSEVAELNAFDEQAVERNAAWVADRHGGIDIVFNAVGIDPVQGTSLADIAYDDFARPIADWTKTQFLTARAAARHMVPNRRGCVLMLSASPARLAIAMTGGFGVACAAIEGLSRTLAAELSPHGVRVVCLRPHRILETIAEHPDLPMGMADFRAFLENMTLLKRLPTLEDVADTAVFLASDRASAITGTVANLTAGCSVD; translated from the coding sequence ATGCTGCTCGAAAACAGGATCGCCATCGTCCACGGCGCCGCCGGCGCGATCGGCGCCGCCACCGCCAAGGCCTTTGCCCATGAGGGCGCAATCGTCTACCTCTGCGGACGCACCAAATCCAAGCTTGAAGACGTTGCCGCCGAGATACTGGCAGCAGGCGGCAGGAGTGAAGTGGCCGAACTCAACGCATTCGACGAGCAGGCTGTGGAAAGAAACGCGGCATGGGTCGCCGACCGGCACGGAGGTATCGACATCGTATTCAATGCAGTGGGCATCGATCCGGTGCAGGGCACATCACTGGCCGACATCGCCTACGACGACTTCGCCCGCCCGATCGCGGACTGGACCAAGACGCAGTTTCTGACCGCCCGCGCTGCCGCCCGGCACATGGTTCCCAACCGCCGCGGCTGCGTGCTGATGCTGTCGGCCTCCCCCGCGCGCCTCGCAATCGCCATGACCGGTGGTTTCGGCGTCGCCTGCGCGGCGATCGAGGGCCTGTCGCGGACACTCGCCGCAGAGCTTTCCCCGCATGGTGTGCGCGTGGTCTGCCTGCGGCCGCATCGCATTCTCGAGACGATCGCCGAGCATCCTGACCTGCCGATGGGCATGGCGGACTTCCGCGCCTTTCTTGAGAACATGACGTTGCTCAAGCGTCTGCCGACACTTGAGGATGTCGCAGATACCGCGGTTTTCCTGGCCTCCGATCGCGCCAGTGCCATCACCGGCACGGTGGCGAACCTAACCGCCGGCTGCAGCGTCGACTGA